In the Flavobacterium sp. 90 genome, ACCATCAGAAAACGTCTGAAAGTTGAAAAAATCAACAAGTTAAAAGTAGTTTTCTCTTCTGAAATTCAAGATGAAAAAAGCTTGAAATTGACAGATGGTAAAAACTTCAAAAAATCATTCTACGGAACCAACAGTTATATGCCGGGATTATTTGGTCTTCATGTTGCCGAAACAGTGATTAGACATTTACTTGCTAAAGAATAGTTTCTAAGGTTCTAAGGTTCTGGGATGCTAAGTTACTAAGCTTGCAACTGAAAATCGTAGAATTTTAGAGCCTTGAAAAAGTGTTTCAAGTTCTGGACATACGTGAACTTTGTCAAAGTTTTCGCAAGTCAAAGAACCCAAAATAAAAAACGAAATTACCACAAAACAAAAGACGCTAAATTATACGTTCCAATAAGAAAATCTTAGAACCTTAGCATCTCAGAACCTTAGTACCTTAAAAAAAAATGATTAAAACAGTAATTTTTGACATGGATGGTGTAATTGTAGACACTGAACCAGTTCACCGTTATGCTTATTACAAACAATTTTCGGAATTAAATATTAGCGTAGGTGAGGAGATGTATACTTCTTTTACGGGATTTTCGACTCGCAACACATTTCAGGCTTTGAAGGGATTTTTTCCGACTATTGAGCATGAAGTTGAAGATTTGATTCAGAGAAAGAGAACCATTTTTAATGATGCGTTTGACACGAAAGAAGATTTGTATTTATTAGAAGGCGTCCAGGATTTGATTAAAGATTTATTCGCTAACGGAATACAATTGATTTTAGCTTCTTCGGCTTCAAAAGTTACGATTGAGCGTGTTTTTACAAGATTCAATTTGCACCAATATTTTACGGATATCGTGAGCGGTGAAGATTTTCCGCAATCAAAACCAAATCCGGCGATTTTTATACATGCGGCTTCATTGTCAAAAGCACCAAAAGAAAATTGTATTATAATAGAAGACAGCACAAACGGCGTAAAAGCGGCAAAAGCAGCAGGGATTTATTGTGTAGGTTATAATAGTCTTCATTCTAAATTGCAAGATCTGTCTGATGCTGATTTAATTATTAATCATTTTAACGAATTAAACGCGCAAAAAATATCACAATTAGGAGCTTGAATTATATAAAATTTAACATTTGTTACCTAATTGAATTTGTAAATTTGAACAAACAAAATAAACTCACATGAAAAAACTACTTATTGCATTAGCCATTATTTTGGCTCCTTTTGCTACAGAAGCACAAATAAAAACCCCACAAGCGAGTCCGAAAGGCTATATTAAGCAAACAGTTGGTTTGACTGATGTTGAAGTTACCTATTCAAGACCAGGAGCCAGAGGTAGAGCAGTTTTTGGAAATTTAGTTCCGTTTGGTAAATTATGGAGAACTGGAGCTAATGAAAACACAATCATCAATTTTAGCGATGATGTTGTGATTGATGGTAAGACTTTGAAAAAAGGAAAATATGCAATTTATACGATTCCTAAAATCGAAAGCTGGGAAGTTATTTTTTACCTTTCTACAGACAATTGGGGATTGCCAGAAAACTGGAGCGATGCATATGTTGCTTTAAGAACTACTGTAAAAGAGAACGCATTACCAACTCCCGTTGAGACTTTTACAATTGGAATCAATGGTTTAGATCCAAACTTTGGATATTTAGAAATGGCTTGGGAAAACTCTCATGTTGCTTTAAAATTTGAAGTTCCAACTGCAAAAACTGCTACAGCAAGTATCGAAAAAGCATTGGCTGGACCAACTTCAAATGATTATTTTGCTGCAGCTCAATATTTATTTCAATCTAACGGAAGTATCGAAAACGCAAGAAATTATGTAGATAAATCTTTAGATATGAGCACTGAAAAACCTTATTTCATCTTAAGATTAAAAGCTCAAATTCAAGCAAAACAAGGCGATAAAAAAGGAGCTGTTGAAACTGCAAAAGCTTCACTTGCCGCTGCAGAAGCTGCAAACAATCAAGATTACGTAAAACTAAATAAAGATAGTATTGCTGAATGGAGCAGATAATGATTCTTATTAGAATTATTAAATTCGAAAATTTTAAAAAATCCAAATTCCAATTAATATTGGGATTTGGATTTTTTTTTGTTTAGCACATTTTTGTCATCTCGACAGAGGAGAAATCGCACGAGGAACTCCGCAATAAAAAGCGTCAATCTTTGTGGAATTTCTTGTGTGATTTCTCCCTTCGTTCGAAATGACAATATTGAGATTAACTTTTCTTTTTAATAATATAGACAGACTTGTCTGTTTTTTATTGTTTTAATTCATACATTTGTATTCATAATTCATCATACAAATGCAACCGAAAGAAAGAATCTTAGATACAGTTTCCGTTTTATTCCACAAACAGGGATATAATGCGACAGGTATAAATCAGATTATTGAAGAGGCTAAAGTGGCGAAAGCTAGTTTTTATCAGCACTTTAAATCTAAAGAAGACTTATGTGCGGCTTTTTTGAATCAGCGTCATGATTATTGGTTTGAGCAATTGGAGAAATTCGTTTCAGATGAAAAGGAATCAAAACGACGAGTTATAGCTTCATTTGATTTTTTGATTTTTATGAATCAGAAAGAAAATTTTAGAGGTTGCAGCTTTTTAAATATACTTTCTGAAATTCCTTCTGATAATGTAAAAATCCTAAGTGTCATTCAAAGTCATAAATCAGATTTAAGAAATTATTTCAAAATTATTACTGAAAACGAACTAATTGCAGATCACGTTTATTTACTTTTTGAAAGCTGTATTATCGAAAGTCAGTTGTTTAAATCAAACAATCTTATCGAACAATCTAAAAAAATCATTCAAACTTTAAATTTATAAAAATGGAACAGAAATTACCATTGCCACCTTTCACTTATGAAACGGCATTAGAAAAAATTCAATTAGCAGAAGACGCATGGAACAGCCAGGATCCAGAGAGAGTTTCAAAAGCTTATACCGTAGACAGCGAATGGCGAAACAGAGATCAATTCGTAAATGGAAGAGAAGAAATCGTTCGTTTTCTGGCTAAAAAGTGGGAAAAAGAGAAAAATTACAAGCTGAAAAAAGAATATTGGGCTCATACCGAAAACAGAATCGCAGTAAGATTTGAATATGAATATCAAAATGCCGAAGGAGATTGGTTCAGAGCTTACGGAAACGAAAACTGGGAATTTGACGCAAACGGTTTAATGCAAAAAAGATTTGCCAGTATAAACGATCTCGCAATTAGGGAAGAAGACAGAAAATTGAAATAATTAGTTTAGACTTGGCGGTTCCGGTATTTTGATATTTCGTTTAATTTTTTTTACGATTAAGAGATAAAAAGTAATTCCGCCCAGAATTATGAGTAAAGCAATTTGCAATTGTCCCAGACTATTATTTTTATTATACATTGCATTAGCGCTTGCCAATTTTGCTTTTCCTTCCTGAATCTGTATTTGCGATAAAGATTCTAATGTCGTTAAGGCTTCCTGGCTCAAAGCGCTAATTTTACCCCAGTTTTTGCTTGCAAGATGATTGTTTATTTCTTTGCAAACAATCAAAAAAGTATCAAAATGCTGCTTTTCTTTATTCGTCAAAACCGTTTTAGAATACAAATCATCAATATTATGAATGATGTCAAGTGTATGAATAATTTCGTTTTTTTTAGTTGTATCACTTAGATCTAGTTTTTCGGCTTCGGCTTTTATAAAATGAAGTTCTTTAG is a window encoding:
- a CDS encoding HAD family hydrolase; the protein is MIKTVIFDMDGVIVDTEPVHRYAYYKQFSELNISVGEEMYTSFTGFSTRNTFQALKGFFPTIEHEVEDLIQRKRTIFNDAFDTKEDLYLLEGVQDLIKDLFANGIQLILASSASKVTIERVFTRFNLHQYFTDIVSGEDFPQSKPNPAIFIHAASLSKAPKENCIIIEDSTNGVKAAKAAGIYCVGYNSLHSKLQDLSDADLIINHFNELNAQKISQLGA
- a CDS encoding DUF2911 domain-containing protein, with translation MKKLLIALAIILAPFATEAQIKTPQASPKGYIKQTVGLTDVEVTYSRPGARGRAVFGNLVPFGKLWRTGANENTIINFSDDVVIDGKTLKKGKYAIYTIPKIESWEVIFYLSTDNWGLPENWSDAYVALRTTVKENALPTPVETFTIGINGLDPNFGYLEMAWENSHVALKFEVPTAKTATASIEKALAGPTSNDYFAAAQYLFQSNGSIENARNYVDKSLDMSTEKPYFILRLKAQIQAKQGDKKGAVETAKASLAAAEAANNQDYVKLNKDSIAEWSR
- a CDS encoding TetR/AcrR family transcriptional regulator, which encodes MQPKERILDTVSVLFHKQGYNATGINQIIEEAKVAKASFYQHFKSKEDLCAAFLNQRHDYWFEQLEKFVSDEKESKRRVIASFDFLIFMNQKENFRGCSFLNILSEIPSDNVKILSVIQSHKSDLRNYFKIITENELIADHVYLLFESCIIESQLFKSNNLIEQSKKIIQTLNL
- a CDS encoding nuclear transport factor 2 family protein — protein: MEQKLPLPPFTYETALEKIQLAEDAWNSQDPERVSKAYTVDSEWRNRDQFVNGREEIVRFLAKKWEKEKNYKLKKEYWAHTENRIAVRFEYEYQNAEGDWFRAYGNENWEFDANGLMQKRFASINDLAIREEDRKLK
- a CDS encoding MCP four helix bundle domain-containing protein, producing the protein MKDLKKYSNKTKAAYILLVVMLIILLGNFNTLRNSKNVNENINAIFNDRLVVAHYIFQYSKELHFIKAEAEKLDLSDTTKKNEIIHTLDIIHNIDDLYSKTVLTNKEKQHFDTFLIVCKEINNHLASKNWGKISALSQEALTTLESLSQIQIQEGKAKLASANAMYNKNNSLGQLQIALLIILGGITFYLLIVKKIKRNIKIPEPPSLN